A genome region from Akkermansiaceae bacterium includes the following:
- a CDS encoding RNA polymerase sigma factor, translated as MTVTEAPIQTSPAASAWREWIEEHAPKLFLFARNQTRTYEDAQDVLQDAILKLVEKIRGGEFVGGQDAWQPYLYTTIRRLAIDLSRKDDRRKRREDNVSADTEAEQFEAFHPWFDAEGADDEVRAQLEEALKALPEKFSEVVIMKVWGERTFAEIGEALGISQNTAASRYRYGLEALKRELGSARRRGDLSI; from the coding sequence ATGACAGTTACAGAAGCCCCGATACAGACCTCACCCGCCGCAAGCGCTTGGCGCGAGTGGATCGAGGAACATGCACCGAAACTTTTCCTGTTCGCGCGGAACCAGACACGCACATATGAGGATGCCCAGGACGTGCTCCAGGATGCCATCCTGAAGCTCGTGGAGAAGATACGCGGCGGTGAATTCGTCGGGGGCCAGGATGCATGGCAGCCCTACCTTTACACCACCATACGCCGCCTCGCCATCGACCTCTCCCGCAAGGACGACCGCCGCAAGCGCCGGGAGGACAATGTTTCCGCAGACACCGAGGCGGAGCAATTTGAGGCGTTCCATCCGTGGTTCGACGCGGAAGGCGCCGATGACGAGGTTCGCGCCCAGCTCGAGGAAGCGCTCAAAGCCTTGCCGGAAAAATTTTCCGAGGTCGTCATCATGAAAGTATGGGGTGAAAGGACATTCGCGGAAATCGGGGAGGCGCTGGGAATTTCCCAAAACACGGCCGCCTCCCGGTATCGCTATGGACTGGAAGCCCTGAAGCGCGAACTAGGCTCCGCCCGCAGGCGTGGCGACCTCTCCATCTGA